Genomic window (Procambarus clarkii isolate CNS0578487 chromosome 64, FALCON_Pclarkii_2.0, whole genome shotgun sequence):
tcacctagtatatcttgtttctgggtgtactaacctagtatatgttgcgtgtgtgtgtgtatactcacctagtctcacctagaatatcttgtgtgtaagttctcaactagtactcacctagtataccttgtatgtgtgtattcacctagtatatcttgtttctgggtgtactaacctagtatatgttgcgtgtgtgtgtgtatactcacctagtctcacctagaatatcttgtgtgtaagttctcaactagtactcacctagtataccttgtatgtgtgtattcacctagtatatcttgtttctgggtgtactaacttagtatatgttgcgtgtgtgtgtatactcacctagtctcacctagaatatcttgtgtgtaagtactcaactagtactcacctagtataccttgtcagaccttgcctataccctatacagacctagtgtgtgtgtacgatcatatgtggcattcttccaagaaaaggagttagaaatgaaacggtataatcagatccttttatacaacacattgagaaagaataaaggttaagtgtggtatcagtaagatttacacactagtccacacttgcgtggtgtacaatgtaagtggaggcagagttggagggagggaaatgtagttggtggacctgtggtcagggtggctccagaggtagggtgtcaaatttcagtgtttatggcagggtaagggaatggtcgtcgttggtcttgtgattcaatattttcttgttgtcgctaagttacactttttcaggtctatatagtacaatggccagtcctcatgtacctaataattatgtaccttaaattatgtacgtaaattatgtaattatgttcatgtacctagtagctagtagttatagtgtcagttgggggttaatgggccaggccgagtgtgcctgtgccccacaaatatcacccttattgctgactagttggtataacggcttttcccaaacctctctctcgccagaattatactgacatgtgaatatctttggcagttgatgaatcctaaatataaataataaataaataaatgtttatttaggtaaggtacatccatacaagaaatttttacaaagattggtggacttatagatagattcatacattgcataactgcatggcataactggcaatcccctcatagtgttcaagtgagaactggataagcacctccaaaggatacccaagtatgccaagtatgctgccctgaggaacaccaatgttgatgggtagggtgggagaaattgaattattcacagaaacatactggagcctgtcagtgaggtacgtaggatttgaggtattgcagggaatacaagacactgatcactggtctcccatttggtcctcattgctttatcttactattattgaatgtcaataaccgtattatgcaatttcaatttcttctattgctttctttattatgcaccccatacccatcccgtgggccgtggtgtaaaggattacagaggcacataatcggttcaggaccggaaccctctagttcgtttagctaagcaaataacaatgtttgacgctagttacaaaattattaatgttgtatacacatgtacacacacactcatacatacatacatacatacatatatatatatatatatatatatatatatatatatatatatatatatatatatatatatatatatatatatatatatatatatatatataattataccagtataatctaataatatatactggtctaataaaataattataccagttaatactctcactcgttgtgttaggatatgttagcttgataaaactgactgttcattgttgagaaatgtgttaacaaacaatatatctgacttatcaagactgtagcttgcttagcaaggaactttttttaaatttgggttcagtttaactaccgctcaagggatgagtaattggggcataataaaggaactaagctgataaaatgaaagatgggggatcagccattacacgtgttaatgactcttgtatagttgtgtagttaaggacatcagggtaaaggggtaatgggcattgtggttgattgttctacctgggaatcctccactgttttatatcttatgtatgtatgtatgtactaacctagttgtggttgcaagggttgaactttggctctttggtcccgccacttgaatacatacacttgaatacatacactttccatacacttgaaactgtgtatggaatcagcctccaccacctgtgtccccttgtgcgtgtaccacatgtgttaaataaatgtatgtatgtatgtatgtacgtatgtatgtatgtatgtatgtatgtatgtatgtatgtatgtatgtatgtatgtatgtatgtatgtatgtatgtatgtatgtatgtatgtatgtatgtatgtaaggagagagagagagagagagagagagagagagagagagagagagagagagagagagagagagagagagagagagagagagagagagagagagagagaaagagagagagagagagagagagagagagagagagagagagagagagagagagagagagagagagagagagagagagagagagagagagagagagagagagagagagagagagagagagagagagagaaagagatgaagatcgagacagagaaatagatatagacagagtcagggagagaatgttagacacagagacgtatagataaggatatgcaaagtcagtgagagaatgacagagacagagggaggagggacagagggaggagaggggggcaggagaccaagagagaggggacagaggagagacagggacaaggggacagagatggatagggggactggaggaaagggagggggacagatgatggacagcggacagaaagagtgggcagggggacagagaggtacaggggacagagagatggacagggggacatagaggaacagggggacagagagtgacagggggacagagagaggaacatgaggacagagaagaacagggggacagagagagacaggggggacagagacagggacaatgggatagagagggacagggggacagagagatggaaaggggggacagggggacagagagggggaaagggatctgggacagaggacagaaaatgtgggcaaggggacaaagtgagggacaggggacaaagatggacagggggacaaagatggacaagggggacaggaggaaaggggggagatgtatgaggggaaatgtttgcggaagatggagaaggggtatttagaacggtaagttagagagggggcaactaaggcccatcattgaaaaacaaatgagcatcattgcaatagcaggagccacgcacatctttagcctgcgttgttgagacattgtcaattaagcggtgtccaatagcagtatcttcggtatttaagcgttaccttaaaaaatactggaaatattgaaagctattaatccagatattaatccccttgtgcaacgcacacaagaggcaacagcttctagctctacaagccgcaatataaaatagagaataggcgattgttttcactcacagtgtaataaacccacggacccacccacccgctgaagccgtaaatgccaagacattacttccgtttaaaattaagccggaataatcctcaggtatgtggaggatgtgggaggcctttgatcaaccaccgacttcctgccccgtcgacggggccatcagccctcagtgtgccctcagccaaaataatgtgaaacatgtatgtgggtgtattaaatattttaatttattatttccaagatttagctgttagctcttggaccccgcctttctaagcgtcggttgtctaatgtaccgactctcggcctcttttcctccatcatatctaaacaacatatatttttatctaacacactcacacatccccaagatgcagcctttagcagcttcctgactttcaggttcctatttactgcaaggtgaatagaggcattagtgtgtgtatgtttgtgtctgtgtgtgtgtgtgtatacgtgtgtgtgtgtgtgtgtatactcacctagttgtggttgcggggggttgagctctggctctttggtcccacctctcaactggcaatcaactgatgtacagattcctgagcctactgggctctatcatatctgcatttgaaactgtgtatggagtcagcctccaccacatcactgcctaatgcattccatctattaactactctgacactgaaaaagttctttctaacatcctagtggttcatttgggtactaagtttccacctgtgtccccttgttcgcctaccacccgtgttaaacagtttatctttatgtaccctatcaattgcatttctcgcagcctgtcctcataactcatgcctcttagtcctgggactagcctatttgcataccactaaactttttcaagcttcgtcttgtgctttttttttttttttttttttttttgagatatatacaagagttgttatattcttgtacagcctagtactaagtatatggtgtttggctagataagagtaaaactgcttgtagattagtttttcaaaaaatgttgacaagttaggcaggattgatataggtctgtaattgttaacatctgtgagatcaccacatttgtgtacaggggtaactcgctttttttaggataactggaaaggtttggagttcaagtgacctgttgaagagcatgagaattctttggagacaattcctaacctatacttcttctcaaggtcatgttttttattaatgggtttaagtattccctttgtaagcaagggattgttaagccttttggttatgcttacaaaaaagtcacaggacagacattatcagcagcagttataaaattgtcaatagcagtttcattgtgcagcctaaaacttaactcccttgactctagaggtatatatattaggtttaggttaggtttttttaattaaaccagccaggatgagtgaagccatgaagggcgtttttattaattaaaacacccaaatgttgggtgcttcaggtgttgttcctcttggatgatcttgtacctctctgtctcacacctgtaagaatgagtgatatggttaagggggaaacaaagtgcaggcaaggcaatggaggccagtagtaatcttagggctaggataattagaaattagagaaattaagtaagagaaattagcaagagaaatcaggtaaaatttattatacttaacttttgtatcatgagtttagtagtaaatcttcatcttcatcatcatcatcttcactgtcacaaagctccaggtagggctcggaaacatcaacatcctcttcctggtatccaaataaacgctttgcatcactcagcttgtcagaacacatcttttgcccttgcttcaaaagagccaagattccactcttatttttggttgataggtgcttctcttcaatagtgtacttgttaggatcctgtaatatatagactatttaatggggtttaagacatttacaaatttccctgaaaatactaaagaaattagaataaataaataaagttttcggtaaaagttcaaatatatgtaaaacacaccagtacagtatatgaaaaccatggaattgtctacctgtcaaagttgtaaatagcaagacaagtataaaattctgctggataaatgtttatgaagaactgaattgcaacacacatttaggctgttagcttaccttgcttagatatgaaggaaaaattccacataacaactcttcagtatgttcggttaaaatctctctcttattcttgtaatatgcgagataatgcagcatttcttgaacagtgtgttgttgctcttctctggatctcttctgaagctccacatcttctactgccttctttttttgagcaagggacactaataaaagaggaaatttatatttactgcaagtaaactacaactcaatttaatgtaattacagtttaggtacttgcattatacatactatacatagtttattgtgcagtatcaacctgataaaaacctacggattatgatactgcacctattttacaaacagtagtgatgatattttacttcaaaaataagtaaagcttatccattatgcatgctaaatgttagttatcttgataaggccgaattgtaacccctgataaaatgagatgtagttacataccattttggctatgatgaggcaataaattgtgccatggcaggataccttctattgcatccttttcactgagaatttcagagttttcactattgtagatttttatgaagccttgaagctttttcctatcacactcatttctgtgccggagggaagagcgcattttactggatgctgcaaataaagttttttggctgaaagttttaaagttgttaaaaaaatttcctcatcatttacctacatagaaattatagacaagagctaaatagaaattgcttcagagttaacaaagaaatagtaagcctacctgcatcagtggcaatcagatttttgcgatgcctgatagagtctgcaactgcctcgatagaatattttatgttcttcgaggttgttccagtgtttaactctaactccttacaaatcatttgtaggtcagatcgccattcttgaatcaatgacttttgaacatcaagtttgtcgatctcatttgaaactgttatttccgtctctctggcctatttgaaaatataataaatttaatgaacaaatcacattaaccatgatgagtggttcgaacctatgggcttggcattcccagatgcttgctgtagttgaatgcgccacaacatggtcaaaagaattgcaacctagggtactaatgaacccacaattcaatttttgttaattatgcacccccatacccattccatgggcggttgtgcatgcagtttcccatgtacttggtctgtgtcctccagtagttttacctctgatggccctttcaatacacatagaattcatattattgtgatatatcaatacatggagaaagacattgaaatgggggcatcaaaggcagaactactgaatgacagagaccgagttcatgggggaattgtgtgaaacctggtttggcttcagtggaagccttgggatccttgtgggtgcagtagtactccaagttgcaattcatctgaccatgtcgtggcgtagtgaactagagcatgcatctgagagcactcagtgcatggggttcaaaccctcatcacagttcccgtgatatatcacgatactgtgatttctctgtgaacacatttgatatatctcggaatcatacatttaggttaattaaatactatatactttatacaaattaaccttattgatatattgaaaaagttcaagcagttaattcaaggaaatggtcgctaatttataatggaaaatatatgtagtacatgatctgaacacataactaacctataaatgcattataatacctttcacatataaatgcattataataagtttcaaaataaatacaaataaataaaataaatatatattatttttagtacctttctgagtcgagtaactaatgcacgagccagtccatcaatttttcgatggttccaaaagactgcaccctctgtgagttcttctgttctttctgagaaaaatatttatagcaatgaacatcttgaagagcatagattaataacagtttcataacatacctttactcaccaagaccaactcaagtttgaccaatatgttttcattcttttattgattatttgagggagttgatacttattgaatactgaatacaaatcgcattatactgattacagggcaggtaaaataataaaaaacttgatcagatgaaccatataaacaaataccagctttcagcatgtttttagttgtagagttgtatcgtgagaggtatgcaaacacttgctctgcctcttcccctaaagtcatgccacttccttcttgccaccgccctccatataatacctttaacataaaagtatacagtaaaaaaaaattcaaattattgtacaaaaattaaaagcctatgaagaattctgatgcactgctaaattttacataaaacaaaaatttacatggtgttagataaataaaatgatgatatggatgcaattgaaaggcaaactataaagacatactcagttaaaaaatatgtcatatgacaatgtatatttatatgtgcatactttatttataagaacattaatttgaagacaatataattcattataatatagtgtgtgtagagaacaaaagaatactatacattaagtatctgtaaagcacattttattacctcccaactttgttgtaacgatacagcttcttgttgccatcaatatgtactgctaaaggggttttatcacaagcaggacactcattgtcagcttctcctctaatttttctcagctcatattgctggaatcgccattcgaagaacactctcttcgaagttatataattaatgggtccaatctaggaatagaattttttagatggtgacatttaaaatgcatattatgacataagataaataaacaaaaaaaacattccattttgtgtttgaacaaaattaaaaactaattattaataaatgaatatacattactacaaaattttgataatttttgtattgaaatataaaactgaaaatattaagaataacggtatcaaaacatacacgcccacgagaagcaccaaaggattccagtgcagtgactaatgcccgaaatgatgttccaggacaatttctttttatatggtgccatgattcaagcagactggtgctgtagaatgtgctgctctttcctaatgatgaatagaaaccagacttgtgcatggtcttgcctagttgttgatgctcatatccacagtggcatgtatagattggagtatagaggtcataccttcctgtagtttaaaatacagtgcattgagtggtgtggcgacttgctaaaatagtgatgtaaaaattaacatttatagcaacaaaaatttcaaaatgtattgtgattcaggaatatccggtaatggaaataaaagggtaaattttaaagtttatttacccattatagtgatgaagatgcagagattgctggagcttgaaattttaaacttgcaatctgtgcagttggggcaagaatttggtggttgggctggtacaacaggttctggtaacaaagaaaaggaagacagtttgacaaaatgagttttatggaaaagaatttcagactgaatatttcattgtttcttgattgtacaaaatattgacattaatctccagataatgactgagaaattcacagaaaagaaacaatcagacgattaaatcaatctataaaaccaagtgtcaggtttaaactttaagacttctccaaatgttgtaatgactgaaatgaaacatttattcattttattttgttataccaagataatcgtagctctagactgggattgggaagtagaagtaatctcggaacaaagtacggattttatacaggtatcgtatacttactccagtgaaagatatttccttcagggcacacagtttgtgtcgggtctaatggctcataaaagccatttttccaatataatctgtggtggaaaggcatgagaaaatgttgcatttggtcacaaatgtgacacaaaaatgcaaaacagtcttcacatttgatgcttgcctcacaatttgtacattgtacacaaactttacctgatgaaaaaaggggtaattatttatactaattttaaatactgtatacctaacattttaaacaatctgaagtctaaatgtattaatagagtgtcattaatatgcatatgatgcttattatacagtataaccttaatgaacacagcaatatttaatttacctttatctggaacacccaactcagacaatgtccaatcgaacagcattgccctgctttctccccaattaatctctgcattttttcttcttttttgccagtcagaaacacttggctgagaatctttaatttgttcaagttctgcagcaagtactttgaaatatgggattacaaattagtaagaaaaatttgtaagtgaaaggaatgattagtataatatgttaaacaaaatttcataggcattaagcacaattttggtacataatatttatgacgtgtgtccattaaataaaccctcatttaaataccaacaaatgatgttgggacataccaacatcaaatgattccaaagtttcttcaccagctgccaaataactttgagtgtacgttctgccactagtagaatagcccgcattttgaatgtgtggtggtgaaagtatagcaggcagaatgtctgggtggcacatttgaagatttaagcatggtacataattgcaaattgtatacaagtattaatattttcagacaaatctcaagatattactataactaactttatgctaccaagttgttcagtgttatagtaatttaatctccataattgtctagcatacacttaaaaataggcaacaaatattattggaaagtacacaaataacagctgtagaaatattgttaagaaaataatagaagattaccatcagattggggtgcagctggtctttgttttgaattaatgtgtgatacatcctgtatgttatcttttttctgtttcttgtttgtcacctttattgagtttggttcctccacgtttaagagtctcttcaagtactcatttctttgtatcattgcagcacgtgctttctggtactcacgttcaagatgttctctagtcatcactgctattctccggtgaaattctgaagagaaaataatactgttcgaaggaaaagtacaagaacaaaacaagaaaattatgcttatgcaaaattatgctacaatgtacctattaataatcttaaaatttgctacaaatttcctacttataattatgtgttaaattatggactttcccataatgatatgcatgttagtggcattacctatactgcctacctggagccccctagagagatagtgacacaagttaaggtaatccctttagtaaggtgctgggtcaacataaataagctataactaataaggacacaaatcaatatgttcatttaacagtggtattaacatttatataaatatagctaagaataagtttttacaagtgtaacaaagtgaaagaaatgtatgaaaattttgatgatatattaaaatgctcattgattgaacttgtcttcctatatataaagtataaaaatagtaaacacagtaccattattgttgtctgtagttatttttggaacatctggtatgtacagcatactgtcaaaatccgatgatctatctgaaaaattgattggtagcgtaaatatttgaattcattgcatagccttttatacaaacaaaaaagaaaaattgtacagaaaagctaacacaacattataacacctttctgtggtactttctatggtacaaaagaaaacaaaccttaattataaaggaaaataaactgacagaagaactatgaatactgctgaaaatactttccacaaaatatctgaaccaagggatagtaccccgagatttgaaatatgaaaatttcacccttacagtatttaaaaaaaaagcagaaagagttaagcacaaaactaatgtccaatcagctaggtataacacatctgcaagctcatggcgaaaatcctaagggagggaatcatttaccatctttcagtgaacaatcttattcaatcgacacaccatggtcttcttaaaaacagatgctaccttataaacctcctcacttttgggacatggtaacatggtactcagataaagggtttccggtggatgtagtatacatggattatgctaaagactttaataaggtaccacatggaagactagcaaggaaattacaggttcatgaaaaaaattgtaaagtgcacaaaacaatagttaaaacaaagagagcaaaaggtcatactaaatgggaatgaatatgaagaaatgtgttaagttgagtacctcaggggtccatttttaagtctaaaatatttttcatatattgaacatctatgatatagaaaagaatataatctaatcaaccacatcctcatatttgcaaatgcctggcatttcacgagcactttgtccggggtctatattctagccggggaggatttactgggttaggctaacctaacctaacttaaccaaaccaaaccaagtatctcaagttacaaatatctctgggaattcatattatctgctgttgtagaattgacaaaatggacagtgtcaacaaaattattcccacatactccgtcactatgtgatggagtacacatagaatagggactgaattgtccctgacagggacaattctgtaacaaatgttctagcataaaactttgtacagtttagtaattccttaccatttgatgtactaggtagatccatgtttggtgaagttttatagctggagctggaagatcctgtcgagatgacttcttcaaagagaatagcttcaacacattgtgtcttgagtcttccagtacttggcctacagttaccagatctgatttacagaaactagtgaactatggagataagattgttaataatatactttttttgagattcatatgacttgcagcttaaaaaccaatcttattttaaaatagtacactaaagtacatagcaaattgcgaaattcgtagttttttaactactttaaagctaaattctcaagctttgaaaataagcacaatttgctattttaagcggaatctggcaactctgatttagcatgtaaacattgacttgcattcacaatgtagttatttatttttcaacaatttaaaacgagttatgaaaatacacacattggtacattattgcaaaggcactatactatatatatatatatatatatatatatatatatatataaattgttgcaagtcgagcaacaaatattttacattgaacaacaaatgagattggaaaagcagtattgccaaaatagaccccagacacaccctgtgggtagtaatggacccccataccgac
Coding sequences:
- the LOC138354740 gene encoding uncharacterized protein, with the protein product MTLGEEAEQVFAYLSRYNSTTKNMLKAERTEELTEGAVFWNHRKIDGLARALVTRLRKARETEITVSNEIDKLDVQKSLIQEWRSDLQMICKELELNTGTTSKNIKYSIEAVADSIRHRKNLIATDAASSKMRSSLRHRNECDRKKLQGFIKIYNSENSEILSEKDAIEGILPWHNLLPHHSQNVSLAQKKKAVEDVELQKRSREEQQHTVQEMLHYLAYYKNKREILTEHTEELLCGIFPSYLSKDPNKYTIEEKHLSTKNKSGILALLKQGQKMCSDKLSDAKRLFGYQEEDVDVSEPYLELCDSEDDDDEDEDLLLNS